From Homo sapiens chromosome 6, GRCh38.p14 Primary Assembly, the proteins below share one genomic window:
- the HLA-DMB gene encoding HLA class II histocompatibility antigen, DM beta chain precursor, which translates to MITFLPLLLGLSLGCTGAGGFVAHVESTCLLDDAGTPKDFTYCISFNKDLLTCWDPEENKMAPCEFGVLNSLANVLSQHLNQKDTLMQRLRNGLQNCATHTQPFWGSLTNRTRPPSVQVAKTTPFNTREPVMLACYVWGFYPAEVTITWRKNGKLVMPHSSAHKTAQPNGDWTYQTLSHLALTPSYGDTYTCVVEHTGAPEPILRDWTPGLSPMQTLKVSVSAVTLGLGLIIFSLGVISWRRAGHSSYTPLPGSNYSEGWHIS; encoded by the exons ATGATCACATTCCTGCCGCTGCTGCTGGGGCTCAGCCTGGGCTGCACAGGAGCAG GTGGCTTCGTGGCCCATGTGGAAAGCACCTGTCTGTTGGATGATGCTGGGACTCCAAAGGATTTCACATACTGCATCTCCTTCAACAAGGATCTGCTGACCTGCTGGGATCCAGAGGAGAATAAGATGGCCCCTTGCGAATTTGGGGTGCTGAATAGCTTGGCGAATGTCCTCTCACAGCACCTCAACCAAAAAGACACCCTGATGCAGCGCTTGCGCAATGGGCTTCAGAATTGTGCCACACACACCCAGCCCTTCTGGGGATCACTGACCAACAGGACAC GGCCACCATCTGTGCAAGTAGCCAAAACCACTCCTTTTAACACGAGGGAGCCTGTGATGCTGGCCTGCTATGTGTGGGGCTTCTATCCAGCAGAAGTGACTATCACGTGGAGGAAGAACGGGAAGCTTGTCATGCCTCACAGCAGTGCGCACAAGACTGCCCAGCCCAATGGAGACTGGACATACCAGACCCTCTCCCATTTAGCCTTAACCCCCTCTTACGGGGACACTTACACCTGTGTGGTAGAGCACACTGGGGCTCCTGAGCCCATCCTTCGGGACTGGA CACCTGGGCTGTCCCCCATGCAGACCCTGAAGGTTTCTGTGTCTGCAGTGACTCTGGGCCTGGGCCTCATCATCTTCTCTCTTGGTGTGATCAGCTGGCGGAGAGCTGGCCACTCTA GTTACACTCCTCTTCCTGGGTCCAATTATTCAGAAG GATGGCACATTTCCTAG
- the HLA-DMA gene encoding HLA class II histocompatibility antigen, DM alpha chain precursor, translating into MGHEQNQGAALLQMLPLLWLLPHSWAVPEAPTPMWPDDLQNHTFLHTVYCQDGSPSVGLSEAYDEDQLFFFDFSQNTRVPRLPEFADWAQEQGDAPAILFDKEFCEWMIQQIGPKLDGKIPVSRGFPIAEVFTLKPLEFGKPNTLVCFVSNLFPPMLTVNWQHHSVPVEGFGPTFVSAVDGLSFQAFSYLNFTPEPSDIFSCIVTHEIDRYTAIAYWVPRNALPSDLLENVLCGVAFGLGVLGIIVGIVLIIYFRKPCSGD; encoded by the exons ATGGGTCATGAACAGAACCAAGGAGCTGCGCTGCTACAGATGTTACCACTTCTGTGGCTGCTACCCCACTCCTGGGCCGTCCCTGAAG CTCCTACTCCAATGTGGCCAGATGACCTGCAAAACCACACATTCCTGCACACAGTGTACTGCCAGGATGGGAGTCCCAGTGTGGGACTCTCTGAGGCCTACGACGAGGACCAGCTTTTCTTCTTCGACTTTTCCCAGAACACTCGGGTGCCTCGCCTGCCCGAATTTGCTGACTGGGCTCAGGAACAGGGAGATGCTCCTGCCATTTTATTTGACAAAGAGTTCTGCGAGTGGATGATCCAGCAAATAGGGCCAAAACTTGATGGGAAAATCCCGGTgtccagag GGTTTCCTATCGCTGAAGTGTTCACGCTGAAGCCCCTGGAGTTTGGCAAGCCCAACACTTTGGTCTGTTTTGTCAGTAATCTCTTCCCACCCATGCTGACAGTGAACTGGCAGCATCATTCCGTCCCTGTGGAAGGATTTGGGCCTACTTTTGTCTCAGCTGTCGATGGACTCAGCTTCCAGGCCTTTTCTTACTTAAACTTCACACCAGAACCTTCTGACATTTTCTCCTGCATTGTGACTCACGAAATTGACCGCTACACAGCAATTGCCTATTGGG TACCCCGGAACGCACTGCCCTCAGATCTGCTGGAGAATGTGCTGTGTGGCGTGGCCTTTGGCCTGGGTGTGCTGGGCATCATCGTGGGCATTGTTCTCATCATCTACTTCCGGAAGCCTTGCTCAGGTG ACTGA